Within the Achromobacter spanius genome, the region CTGCGCCTGGTGGTGCAAGGCGGGCTGCGCGTGCTGGAGCGTATCGAGGCAAGCAGCTACGATGTATTCATGAACCGCCCCGAATTGGGCGCCAAAGACTGGGCCATCATGCTGTGGCGCTCTATCAAGTAACAGGCCCTGCCTATCTATGACCCCTGACGAATACTGCCAGGAGAAAGCCGCCAAAAGCGGTTCCAGCTTCTACTACTCATTCCTTTTCCTGCCGCCCGAACGCCGCCGCGCGATCACGGCGCTATACGCCTACTGCCGCGAAGTGGACGATGTGGTCGACGAGTGCACCGACCCGTCGCTGGCCCGCATCAAGCTGGCGTGGTGGCGCACGCAGGTTGACCAGATGTACGACGGCAAGCCCGACCACCCGGTCACGCGCGCGCTGCAACCGCACCTGGAAAGCTGTTCGATCACCCGCGAGCGCCTGCTGGCCGTGGTGGACGGCATGGAAATGGACCTGGACCAGACGCGCTACCTGGACTGGCCCGGCCTGCGCAAATACTGCTGGCACGCGGCCGGCGTGGTGGGCGAGCTGTCCGCCGGCGTGTTCGGCTACAGCGATCCCAAGACGCTGGTCTATGCCGAAAAGCTGGGCCTGGCGTTCCAGATGACCAACATCATCCGCGACGTCGGCGACGATGCGCGCCGGGGCCGTATCTATATTCCGGTCAACGACATGCAGCAGTTCGAGGTCAAGGCGTCGGACATCCTGAATGGCGAATACTCCGAGCGCTTCAGCGCCTTGATGAAGTTCCAGGCCGACCGCGCCCGCGAACTCTATCGCGAGGCCATGAGCAACCTGCCCGAGGTGGATCGCCGTTCGCAACGCCCGGGCCTGATGATGGCCGCGATCTACCACGCGCTGCTTGATGAAATTGAACGCGACAACTGGCAGGTGCTGCATCAGCGCATCTCGCTGACGCCACTGCGCAAGCTGTGGCTGGCCTGGAGAACCTGGGTGGGCGGTGGACGCGGACTGGTCCGCCGGTTGGCGCGGTGAAGGCGGCGGTTATTGGTGCGGGCTGGGCCGGCTTGGCGGCCAGCATCGCCCTGCGTGAAGCCGGCGCCAAGGTCACGGTGTTTGAAGCCGGCCACACACCGGGCGGCCGCGCCCGCCGCGTATTCCATGAATCATTCGACGCCCCGCTGGACAACGGCCAGCACCTGCTGGCGGGCGCCTACCGGCAAACGCTGGCGCTGATGCGCCGCGTGGGCCGCAACCCCGACGCCCTGCTGATGCGCCGGCCGCTGCGGCTGGCCAGCCTGGATGGCCGCTTCCGCTTGTCCGCCCCCCGGCTGCCCGCGCCCTTGCACATGGCGGTTGCCATCCTGCGTGCACGCGGCCTGACCTGGGCCGACCGCTATGCCGCGCTGCGCCTGATGCGCGGCCTGAAAGCCATGTCGTGGTCGCCTCCGCGCGACTGGACCGTGCTGCAACTGCTGCACTATCACGTGCAATCCGATGTACTGATCCGCCAGCTCTGGGAACCGCTGTGCCTGGCCGCGCTGAACACGCCTTGCGCCACCGCCAGCGCCGCGCTGTTTGCG harbors:
- the hpnD gene encoding presqualene diphosphate synthase HpnD, translating into MTPDEYCQEKAAKSGSSFYYSFLFLPPERRRAITALYAYCREVDDVVDECTDPSLARIKLAWWRTQVDQMYDGKPDHPVTRALQPHLESCSITRERLLAVVDGMEMDLDQTRYLDWPGLRKYCWHAAGVVGELSAGVFGYSDPKTLVYAEKLGLAFQMTNIIRDVGDDARRGRIYIPVNDMQQFEVKASDILNGEYSERFSALMKFQADRARELYREAMSNLPEVDRRSQRPGLMMAAIYHALLDEIERDNWQVLHQRISLTPLRKLWLAWRTWVGGGRGLVRRLAR